The following proteins are encoded in a genomic region of Protaetiibacter sp. SSC-01:
- a CDS encoding alpha/beta fold hydrolase, producing the protein MTAPLPDPAADASAAAAADPVALDAAIGPTDWAAPVPGSVRSVFEAPSGPLAVVSLGDPSHPRVLLAPGATGSKEDFALMLPLLAEAGYYVQAYDLAGNYESASAGPPRGGHYDYPLFTADLEALLESGGPAHLLGYSFAGIVAQLVTARRPELVRSLTLLTTPPDAGNSYRHVKRIGWISHLVTPRQGAGLMIWGIGSNLNKVDASRLAFVIGRFDLTRRECIDDIVGLMKAAPDVAERVRASGVPVLVATSEHDLWPVERYALHAERLGARMAVYRTGHSPCETTPHQLVRDMLRLYRDAEGR; encoded by the coding sequence GTGACCGCCCCGTTGCCCGACCCTGCGGCGGATGCTAGCGCCGCCGCAGCAGCCGATCCCGTCGCGCTCGACGCCGCCATCGGCCCGACCGACTGGGCCGCTCCCGTGCCCGGTTCCGTGCGGTCGGTGTTCGAGGCCCCGAGCGGTCCGCTCGCCGTCGTGTCGCTCGGCGACCCGTCGCATCCGCGCGTGCTCCTCGCCCCCGGGGCGACCGGGTCGAAGGAGGACTTCGCGCTCATGCTGCCCCTGCTCGCGGAGGCGGGCTACTACGTGCAGGCCTACGACCTCGCGGGCAACTACGAGTCGGCCTCGGCCGGTCCGCCCCGCGGCGGCCACTACGACTACCCGCTCTTCACGGCCGACCTCGAGGCGCTGCTCGAGTCGGGCGGCCCCGCGCACCTGCTCGGGTACTCGTTCGCGGGCATCGTCGCGCAGCTCGTGACCGCCCGCCGCCCCGAGCTCGTGCGCTCGCTCACCCTCCTCACGACGCCGCCCGACGCGGGCAACTCCTATCGCCACGTCAAGCGGATCGGCTGGATCTCGCACCTCGTGACGCCGCGGCAGGGCGCCGGCCTCATGATCTGGGGCATCGGGTCGAACCTCAACAAGGTCGACGCGTCGCGCCTCGCCTTCGTCATAGGCCGCTTCGACCTCACGCGCCGCGAGTGCATCGACGACATCGTGGGGCTCATGAAGGCCGCGCCGGATGTCGCCGAGCGCGTTCGCGCATCCGGCGTGCCCGTGCTCGTGGCGACGAGCGAGCACGACCTGTGGCCCGTCGAACGCTACGCGCTGCACGCCGAGCGGCTCGGGGCGCGGATGGCCGTCTACCGCACCGGCCACAGCCCGTGCGAGACGACGCCGCACCAGCTCGTGCGCGACATGCTGCGCCTCTACCGCGACGCCGAGGGGCGCTGA
- a CDS encoding glycosyltransferase family 2 protein: MTTISVVIPARNDAEMLAACLEALAAQTRPADEVVVVDNGSWDTTALVARAAGARVVFEAEPGIPQAASAGYDAAVGELIARLDADSVPPADWIQHAVERFEREAELGVLTGIGDFYGATPLVHTLGRVIYLGGMLVALTPYLGHPPIFGSNFVMRREVWEELATEVHRNTREIHDDLDLSLHIKPWMRVVYDAQFRVQVSARPFATFAGLKRRVSWVVPTLRDHETPWARRRSRRRWNASQRPPARIRRG; encoded by the coding sequence GTGACGACGATCTCCGTGGTCATCCCGGCCCGCAACGACGCTGAGATGCTCGCCGCCTGTCTCGAGGCGCTCGCGGCGCAGACGCGCCCCGCCGACGAGGTCGTCGTCGTCGACAACGGCAGCTGGGACACGACCGCGCTCGTGGCGCGTGCCGCGGGGGCGCGGGTCGTCTTCGAGGCGGAGCCCGGCATCCCGCAGGCCGCCTCGGCGGGCTACGACGCCGCCGTGGGCGAGCTCATCGCGCGGCTCGACGCCGACAGCGTGCCGCCCGCCGACTGGATCCAGCACGCCGTCGAGCGCTTCGAGCGCGAGGCCGAGCTCGGGGTGCTCACCGGCATCGGCGACTTCTACGGCGCGACGCCGCTCGTGCACACGCTCGGCCGCGTCATCTACCTCGGCGGCATGCTCGTCGCCCTCACGCCCTACCTCGGCCACCCGCCGATCTTCGGCTCGAACTTCGTCATGCGTCGCGAGGTGTGGGAGGAGCTCGCGACCGAGGTGCACCGCAACACGCGCGAGATCCACGACGACCTCGACCTGAGCCTCCACATCAAGCCGTGGATGCGCGTCGTCTACGACGCGCAGTTCCGCGTGCAGGTGTCGGCGCGGCCGTTCGCGACGTTTGCGGGCCTCAAGCGCCGCGTCAGCTGGGTCGTGCCGACGCTGCGCGACCACGAGACGCCGTGGGCGCGTCGGCGCTCGCGTCGCCGCTGGAACGCGTCCCAGCGCCCGCCGGCGCGCATCCGCCGCGGCTGA
- a CDS encoding AlkA N-terminal domain-containing protein produces the protein MGEEQTLFDTRYRALASRDSRFDGQFIAGVHSTGIYCRPSCPAVTPKPGNVTFYRTAAAAHEAGLRACKRCQPDAIPGSPDWNLRDDLAARAMRLVEDGVVEREGVEGLARRLGYSSRHLTRVLTTELGAGPLALARAHRAQTARTLLASTELPIADIAFAAGFGSLRQFNDTIAAVYRATPSELRALSRRGRAGAAVDPDAAGGALTLHLAARAPLDTAGLFRFFADHAVPGLEHGDDTSFTRPLALPGGPATIEVRADRERSGLRATVRLARLADVGVAVSRIRRAFDLDADAVAIDDALGADPVLAPLAAAIPGIRIAGSFDPAEALFRALVGQQISVASARTTLGRLVADLGGGAFPSAETIAARGREVLRGPASRIDAIVGVAEALAEGRLVLDIGMPLADFRAALLAQRGIGPWTADYLAMRSLGAPDVLPVDDLVIRQSAAALGLPDDRTGLARHAVRWSPWRSYAALHLWRARPARASARRA, from the coding sequence ATGGGTGAGGAGCAGACGCTGTTCGACACGCGCTACCGCGCGCTCGCTTCGCGCGACTCGCGCTTCGACGGCCAGTTCATCGCGGGGGTGCATTCGACGGGCATCTACTGCCGCCCGAGCTGCCCCGCCGTCACGCCCAAGCCCGGCAACGTGACCTTCTACCGCACGGCCGCGGCCGCCCACGAGGCCGGGCTCCGCGCGTGCAAGCGCTGCCAGCCCGACGCGATCCCCGGCTCCCCCGACTGGAACCTGCGCGACGACCTCGCTGCCCGCGCGATGCGCCTCGTCGAGGACGGGGTCGTCGAGCGCGAGGGGGTCGAGGGGCTTGCCCGCCGCCTCGGCTACTCGAGCCGCCACCTCACGCGCGTGCTCACGACGGAGCTCGGCGCAGGTCCCCTCGCCCTCGCCCGCGCGCACCGCGCCCAGACTGCCCGCACGCTGCTCGCCTCGACCGAGCTGCCCATCGCCGACATCGCGTTCGCGGCGGGCTTCGGCAGCCTCCGCCAGTTCAACGACACGATCGCCGCCGTGTACCGTGCGACGCCGAGCGAGCTGCGCGCGCTGAGCCGTCGCGGGCGCGCGGGGGCGGCCGTCGACCCGGATGCGGCGGGCGGCGCGCTCACGCTCCACCTCGCGGCGCGCGCACCGCTCGACACGGCGGGCCTCTTCCGTTTCTTCGCCGACCACGCCGTGCCCGGGCTCGAGCACGGCGACGACACCTCGTTCACGCGTCCGCTCGCCCTGCCCGGCGGGCCCGCGACGATCGAGGTGCGCGCCGACCGCGAGCGCTCGGGGCTGCGCGCGACCGTGCGGCTCGCGCGGCTCGCGGATGTCGGGGTCGCGGTCTCGCGCATCCGTCGCGCCTTCGACCTCGACGCCGACGCCGTCGCGATCGACGACGCACTCGGCGCCGACCCCGTGCTCGCGCCGCTCGCGGCGGCGATCCCCGGCATCCGCATCGCGGGCTCCTTCGACCCGGCGGAGGCGCTCTTCCGCGCCCTCGTGGGCCAGCAGATCTCGGTCGCCTCGGCCCGCACGACGCTCGGCCGGCTCGTCGCCGACCTCGGCGGCGGCGCGTTCCCGAGCGCCGAGACGATCGCAGCGCGCGGACGCGAGGTGCTGCGCGGCCCCGCGAGCCGTATCGACGCGATCGTGGGCGTCGCGGAGGCGCTCGCCGAGGGCCGCCTCGTGCTCGACATCGGCATGCCGCTTGCCGACTTCCGCGCCGCCCTGCTCGCCCAGCGCGGCATCGGGCCCTGGACCGCCGACTACCTCGCGATGCGCTCGCTCGGCGCCCCCGACGTGCTGCCCGTCGACGACCTCGTCATCCGCCAGAGCGCCGCCGCGCTCGGGCTCCCCGACGACCGGACGGGCCTCGCGCGGCACGCCGTGCGGTGGTCACCGTGGCGCAGCTACGCGGCACTGCACCTGTGGCGGGCGCGGCCCGCGCGCGCGAGCGCCCGCCGGGCGTAA
- a CDS encoding inorganic phosphate transporter: MDPLILVALVIALALFFDFTNGFHDTANAMATPIATGAIKPKAAVALAAVLNLVGAFLSTEVAKTISGGLIREGDGGVQIGPELILAGLIGAIVWNLVTWLLGLPSSSSHALFGGLIGAAIVGAGIGAIDGGVLTSKILIPAILAPVTAGLVSYLATKIAYKITRKRERDGFKKGQIFTASLVSLAHGTNDAQKTMGVITLALIAAGFQEVNSGPEFWVIAACAVAIAAGTYSGGWRIIRTMGRGITEVEPAQGFAAESATTATILASTHLGFALSTTQVASGSVIGTGLGRKGASVKWRTAGRIALGWLITIPAAGAVGAAAALLVSLGVWGIVAAVVLALIAIGGIFLWSRRSHVDHRNLHQPEPGVFVRPKKRKARR; this comes from the coding sequence GTGGACCCCCTGATTCTGGTAGCGCTCGTCATCGCGCTGGCCCTCTTCTTCGACTTCACCAACGGCTTTCATGACACCGCCAACGCGATGGCGACCCCCATCGCGACAGGCGCCATCAAGCCGAAGGCCGCCGTCGCCCTCGCGGCGGTGCTCAACCTCGTCGGTGCGTTCCTCAGCACCGAGGTGGCGAAGACGATCTCGGGCGGCCTGATCCGCGAGGGCGACGGCGGTGTGCAGATCGGGCCGGAGCTGATCCTCGCGGGACTCATCGGCGCGATCGTCTGGAACCTCGTCACGTGGCTCCTCGGGCTGCCGTCGTCGTCGAGCCACGCGCTCTTCGGCGGCCTCATCGGCGCGGCGATCGTCGGCGCCGGCATCGGCGCGATCGACGGCGGCGTGCTCACCTCCAAGATCCTCATCCCGGCGATCCTCGCGCCCGTCACGGCGGGCCTCGTCTCCTACCTCGCCACGAAGATCGCGTACAAGATCACGCGCAAGCGCGAGCGCGACGGGTTCAAGAAGGGCCAGATCTTCACCGCGAGCCTCGTGTCGCTCGCGCACGGAACCAACGACGCGCAGAAGACCATGGGCGTCATCACGCTCGCGCTCATCGCGGCGGGCTTCCAGGAGGTCAACAGCGGTCCGGAGTTCTGGGTGATCGCGGCGTGTGCGGTGGCGATCGCGGCAGGCACCTACTCGGGCGGCTGGCGCATCATCCGCACGATGGGCCGCGGCATCACCGAGGTCGAGCCCGCGCAGGGCTTCGCGGCCGAGTCCGCGACGACCGCCACGATCCTCGCGTCGACGCACCTCGGCTTCGCCCTCTCGACGACCCAGGTCGCGTCGGGCTCCGTCATCGGAACGGGCCTCGGCCGCAAGGGCGCCTCGGTCAAGTGGCGCACGGCGGGTCGTATCGCCCTCGGCTGGCTCATCACGATCCCCGCGGCAGGTGCCGTGGGCGCCGCCGCGGCGCTCCTCGTGAGCCTCGGCGTGTGGGGCATCGTCGCGGCCGTCGTGCTCGCGCTCATCGCGATCGGCGGCATCTTCCTCTGGTCGCGCCGCAGCCACGTCGACCACCGCAACCTGCACCAGCCCGAGCCCGGCGTGTTCGTGCGTCCCAAGAAGCGGAAGGCCCGCCGATGA
- a CDS encoding CPBP family intramembrane glutamic endopeptidase, which yields MEPVAVARDPRALIAASGVAASALLLFGFQLPGWGHLVLVASIVFASWVDRELSVDLTLVGVGIAIVSSTSVEADVSWPSFFRIGIVLALAVAAPFVLDRFLLRRREIRFPWRSREKKTRLEIAYLFLVPFLGWLILPFYFIRSGAYANWPHITDASQLGRFFVGVNAVGTWDELFFICTVFALLRRHFPVWQANLVQAVIFVSFLWELGYRAWGPLLTFPFALLQGYLFARTRSLGYVLAVHLLFDAIVFLAIVHAHNPEWIPIFIY from the coding sequence GTGGAGCCCGTCGCCGTCGCCCGAGACCCGCGTGCGCTCATCGCGGCGTCGGGCGTCGCGGCATCCGCTCTGCTGCTCTTCGGCTTCCAGCTGCCCGGCTGGGGTCACCTCGTGCTCGTCGCCTCGATCGTCTTCGCGTCGTGGGTCGACCGCGAGCTCTCCGTCGACCTCACCCTCGTCGGCGTCGGCATCGCGATCGTCTCGTCGACCTCGGTCGAGGCGGATGTGTCGTGGCCGTCGTTCTTCCGCATCGGCATCGTGCTCGCGCTCGCCGTGGCCGCGCCGTTCGTGCTCGACAGGTTCCTGCTGAGGCGGCGCGAGATCCGCTTCCCGTGGCGCAGCCGCGAGAAGAAGACGCGCCTCGAGATCGCCTACCTGTTCCTCGTGCCGTTCCTCGGCTGGCTCATCCTGCCGTTCTACTTCATCCGCTCGGGCGCCTACGCGAACTGGCCGCACATCACCGACGCATCCCAGCTCGGGCGCTTCTTCGTCGGCGTCAACGCGGTCGGCACGTGGGACGAGCTGTTCTTCATCTGCACGGTGTTCGCCCTGCTGCGCCGGCACTTCCCGGTGTGGCAGGCGAACCTCGTGCAGGCCGTGATCTTCGTGTCGTTCCTGTGGGAGCTCGGCTACCGGGCGTGGGGACCGCTCCTGACGTTCCCCTTCGCCCTCCTGCAGGGGTACCTGTTCGCCCGCACGCGGTCGCTCGGGTACGTGCTCGCGGTGCACCTGCTGTTCGACGCGATCGTGTTCCTCGCGATCGTGCACGCGCACAACCCCGAGTGGATCCCGATCTTCATCTATTGA
- a CDS encoding DUF6328 family protein codes for MALDDDAMPGDGREETETERLDRNWNDILQETRVVQTGTQILTGFLLAIAFQQRFEDLDGYQLTVYLVLVSFAALATILAIAPVSLHRTLFRQRAKKHIVATANVLLIATLAAVLVTLSGTAVLIFDMVVGHGIGFIAGAAVLVLGICAWFVAPGLARIRMRRT; via the coding sequence ATGGCCCTAGACGACGACGCCATGCCGGGAGACGGGCGCGAGGAGACCGAGACGGAGCGCCTCGACCGCAACTGGAACGACATCCTGCAGGAGACCCGCGTCGTGCAGACCGGCACGCAGATCCTCACGGGTTTCCTGCTCGCGATCGCCTTCCAGCAGCGCTTCGAGGACCTCGACGGCTACCAGCTCACGGTGTACCTCGTGCTCGTGAGCTTCGCTGCGCTCGCGACGATCCTCGCCATCGCACCCGTGAGCCTGCACCGCACCCTCTTCCGTCAGCGCGCCAAGAAGCACATCGTCGCGACGGCGAACGTGCTGCTCATCGCGACCCTCGCGGCCGTGCTCGTGACGCTCTCGGGCACCGCGGTGCTCATCTTCGACATGGTCGTCGGGCACGGCATCGGCTTCATCGCGGGCGCGGCCGTGCTCGTGCTCGGCATCTGCGCGTGGTTCGTGGCGCCCGGCCTCGCGCGCATCCGGATGCGGCGCACCTGA
- a CDS encoding SDR family oxidoreductase codes for MSDELINPATRFPSDGFRPQEQEQPGLTSRTEPTPDHGEESYRGSGRLEGMRALITGGDSGIGRAVAIAFAREGADVAISYLPEEEDDAVETASWIEKAGRKACRYAGDVRSEDECNALVDRTISELGGLDILVLNAAYQENRDGLENIPTREIERVFDTNLFAPMWIARAAIPHLKPGASIITTSSIQAFNPSPKLIDYAMTKAAQVAFTKALAQQLGGRGIRVNAVAPGPIWTPLIPATSWPESLPEFGQDTPLGRAGQPAELAHAYVFLASPENSYVSGAIVPVTGGKGL; via the coding sequence ATGAGCGACGAACTGATCAACCCCGCGACCCGCTTCCCGTCCGACGGGTTCCGCCCGCAGGAGCAGGAGCAGCCCGGCCTCACCTCGCGCACGGAGCCCACGCCCGACCACGGCGAGGAGAGCTACCGCGGGTCGGGTCGGCTCGAGGGCATGCGCGCCCTCATCACGGGCGGCGACTCCGGCATCGGTCGGGCCGTCGCCATCGCGTTCGCCCGCGAGGGCGCCGACGTCGCGATCTCCTACCTCCCCGAGGAGGAGGACGACGCCGTCGAGACGGCCTCGTGGATCGAGAAGGCCGGGCGCAAGGCGTGCCGCTACGCGGGCGACGTGCGCTCGGAGGACGAGTGCAACGCGCTCGTCGACCGCACGATCTCGGAACTCGGCGGGCTCGACATCCTCGTGCTGAACGCGGCCTACCAGGAGAACCGCGACGGGCTCGAGAACATCCCGACGCGCGAGATCGAGCGCGTCTTCGACACCAACCTGTTCGCGCCGATGTGGATCGCGCGAGCGGCGATCCCGCACCTCAAGCCGGGCGCCTCGATCATCACGACGTCGTCGATCCAGGCCTTCAACCCCTCGCCCAAGCTCATCGACTACGCCATGACGAAGGCAGCCCAGGTGGCCTTCACGAAGGCGCTCGCGCAGCAGCTGGGAGGCCGCGGCATCCGCGTCAACGCGGTCGCGCCGGGGCCGATCTGGACGCCGCTCATCCCCGCGACGAGCTGGCCCGAGTCGCTGCCGGAGTTCGGCCAGGACACACCGCTCGGCCGCGCCGGTCAGCCGGCGGAGCTCGCGCACGCCTACGTCTTCCTCGCCTCCCCCGAGAACTCCTACGTATCGGGGGCGATCGTGCCCGTGACGGGCGGAAAGGGGCTCTGA
- a CDS encoding Ku protein, translating to MRSIWKGSLSFGLVNVPVKLYSATEDHDVPLHQVHDKDGGRIRYKRVCEIDGETVDYEHIQKAYVDGDQTVVLTADDFAALPVERSRDIDVVEFVPTEQIDPIMFEKSYYLSPDSKSTKAYVLLMRTLEESDRTAIVKFALRQKTRLAALRVRDGVLMLQTLLWDDEVREARFPELDETPRISESELKMSKQLVESFASDFTPEKFTDDYQEQLRTLVEAKLEQGDALDTEATFGRETEEGGEVLDLMEALKRSVEKRRGGDAPAKKAPAKKAPAKKPAAKKASSSSSSSTKKAPATKSTTASKTSTKSATKKTRKSA from the coding sequence ATGCGCTCGATCTGGAAGGGCTCGCTGAGCTTCGGCCTCGTGAACGTGCCGGTGAAGCTCTACTCGGCCACCGAGGACCACGACGTGCCGCTGCACCAGGTGCACGACAAGGACGGCGGGCGCATCCGCTACAAGCGCGTGTGCGAGATCGACGGGGAGACCGTCGACTACGAGCACATCCAGAAGGCGTACGTGGACGGCGACCAGACGGTCGTGCTGACGGCCGACGACTTCGCGGCGCTGCCCGTGGAGCGCTCGCGCGACATCGACGTCGTCGAGTTCGTGCCGACCGAGCAGATCGATCCGATCATGTTCGAGAAGAGCTACTACCTCTCGCCCGACTCGAAGTCGACGAAGGCCTACGTGCTGCTCATGCGCACGCTCGAGGAGTCCGACCGTACGGCGATCGTCAAGTTCGCGCTGCGCCAGAAGACGCGCCTCGCCGCCCTGAGGGTGCGCGACGGGGTGCTCATGTTGCAGACGCTCCTGTGGGACGACGAGGTGCGCGAGGCACGTTTCCCCGAGCTCGACGAGACGCCGCGCATCTCCGAGTCCGAGCTCAAGATGTCGAAGCAGCTCGTCGAGAGCTTCGCATCCGACTTCACGCCCGAGAAGTTCACCGACGACTACCAGGAGCAGCTGCGCACGCTCGTCGAGGCGAAGCTCGAGCAGGGCGACGCCCTCGACACGGAGGCGACCTTCGGCCGCGAGACGGAGGAGGGCGGCGAGGTGCTCGACCTCATGGAGGCGCTCAAGCGCTCCGTCGAGAAGCGCCGCGGCGGCGATGCGCCGGCGAAGAAGGCCCCGGCCAAGAAGGCCCCGGCGAAGAAGCCCGCGGCGAAGAAGGCGTCCTCGTCGTCGTCGAGCTCGACGAAGAAGGCCCCGGCCACGAAGTCGACGACGGCGTCGAAGACCTCGACGAAGTCGGCGACCAAGAAGACCCGCAAGTCGGCCTGA
- a CDS encoding Rho termination factor N-terminal domain-containing protein, which produces MPGSRNNSLKKPELYEELRDKGNSKEKAARISNAVASRGQKSVSRKGGKAENLEDRTVTELRSRAKELGISGYSGKRKSELVDMIRNH; this is translated from the coding sequence ATGCCTGGATCGCGGAACAACTCCCTCAAGAAGCCGGAGCTCTACGAGGAGCTTCGCGACAAGGGGAACAGCAAGGAGAAGGCCGCGCGCATCTCGAACGCCGTCGCCTCCCGCGGCCAGAAGTCGGTCAGCCGCAAGGGGGGCAAGGCCGAGAACCTCGAGGACCGCACGGTGACCGAGCTGCGCTCGCGCGCGAAGGAGCTCGGGATCTCGGGCTACTCGGGCAAGAGGAAGTCCGAGCTCGTGGACATGATCCGCAACCACTGA
- a CDS encoding aspartate ammonia-lyase: protein MVVEGDHITTGPDRARELLAGDGPTRTESDSLGSFEIPADVYWGIHTARALENFPITRRAISNYPDLIRALARVKQAAARANREIGVLDATKAEVIDRVCERIVAGELHDQFVVGVIQGGAGTSTNMNTNEVIANACLEELGYEKGDYAHLHPIDDVNRSQSTNDVYPTAIKLAMVFSLQRLLAEHVLLTASFRAKGREFAHVLKVGRTQLQDAVPMTLGQEFAGFATTLAEDHDRLSEVVKWLNEINMGATAIGTGITADPRYAEAVRRHLEEVTGIPQETAPDLIEATADAGIFMTLSGTLKRAAVKLSKICNDLRLLSSGPQAGLGEIHLPARQAGSSIMPGKVNPVIPEVVNQVAFSVIGADATVTAAAEAGQLQLNAFEPVIAHSLLQSLSWMTNACRTLRVNCVDGITANESRLAGQVASSVGVVTALTPYIGYTEAAALAHTALTTNESIADLVVGRGLMARDDVERVLSPERLSGIVPPTGAIPVVVGKIVE, encoded by the coding sequence ATGGTCGTCGAGGGCGACCACATCACGACGGGCCCCGATCGGGCTCGCGAACTGCTCGCAGGCGACGGCCCCACCCGCACCGAATCCGACTCCCTCGGGAGCTTCGAGATCCCCGCCGACGTGTACTGGGGGATCCATACCGCGAGGGCGCTCGAGAACTTCCCGATCACGCGCCGCGCGATCTCGAACTACCCCGACCTCATCCGGGCCCTTGCGCGCGTCAAGCAGGCCGCGGCACGCGCCAACCGCGAGATCGGCGTGCTCGACGCGACGAAGGCCGAGGTCATCGACCGGGTGTGCGAGCGCATCGTCGCGGGGGAGCTGCACGACCAGTTCGTCGTCGGCGTCATCCAGGGCGGCGCCGGCACGAGCACCAACATGAACACCAACGAGGTCATCGCGAACGCGTGCCTCGAGGAGCTCGGCTACGAGAAGGGCGACTACGCCCACCTGCACCCGATCGACGACGTCAACCGCAGCCAGTCGACGAACGACGTCTACCCGACGGCCATCAAGCTCGCGATGGTGTTCAGCCTGCAGCGCCTGCTCGCCGAGCACGTGCTGCTCACGGCGAGCTTCCGCGCGAAGGGACGCGAGTTCGCCCACGTGCTCAAGGTCGGCCGCACGCAGCTGCAGGACGCCGTGCCGATGACGCTCGGTCAGGAGTTCGCGGGCTTCGCGACGACCCTCGCCGAGGACCACGACCGTCTCTCCGAGGTGGTCAAGTGGCTCAACGAGATCAACATGGGCGCGACGGCGATCGGCACGGGCATCACGGCCGACCCGCGCTACGCGGAGGCCGTGCGACGCCACCTCGAGGAGGTCACGGGCATCCCGCAGGAGACGGCGCCCGACCTCATCGAGGCCACCGCCGACGCGGGCATCTTCATGACCCTCTCGGGCACGCTCAAGCGCGCGGCGGTCAAGCTCTCGAAGATCTGCAACGACCTGCGCCTGCTCTCGTCGGGCCCCCAGGCCGGGCTCGGCGAGATCCACCTGCCCGCGCGCCAGGCGGGGTCGTCGATCATGCCCGGCAAGGTCAACCCCGTCATCCCCGAGGTCGTCAACCAGGTCGCCTTCAGCGTCATCGGCGCGGATGCGACGGTCACGGCGGCAGCGGAGGCCGGGCAGCTGCAGCTCAACGCGTTCGAGCCGGTCATCGCGCACTCGCTCCTGCAGTCGCTCTCGTGGATGACGAACGCGTGCCGCACGCTGCGCGTCAACTGCGTCGACGGCATCACGGCCAACGAGTCGCGGCTCGCGGGCCAGGTGGCGTCGAGCGTCGGCGTCGTCACGGCGCTCACGCCGTACATCGGCTACACGGAGGCGGCGGCGCTCGCCCACACCGCCCTCACGACGAACGAGTCGATCGCCGACCTCGTCGTGGGTCGCGGGCTCATGGCGCGTGACGACGTCGAGCGCGTGCTCTCGCCCGAGCGGCTCTCGGGCATCGTGCCGCCGACCGGGGCGATCCCCGTCGTCGTCGGCAAGATCGTCGAGTAG
- a CDS encoding YihY/virulence factor BrkB family protein, producing the protein MEASARPRKATLPRGSWRVAVVRAWHGFVRHRGIDAAAALTFFTTLAAFPAALALASGFALAADRKRAVQDLVAFAGTLLPADIADTLAAPLEELLGLENAGIALAVALILLLWTASGYATAFGRAVNAVYEVQEGRPFWAFRGRMLLVAVLLLVLATTIVLALLATPSATEDILGRRGLAPIAATVWNWARWPLLVLLALLFVATLYALTPNVRHERIVWVSVGTLFAIGTWAVATGGYALYVTIVGAYGALYGSIGTLLVALLWGYITNLALVAGAELDAEFVRLRQLARGIDATESIRLPARDVTRDHWIARQRDEDVAAARRILEEARDDGAGRPGVHG; encoded by the coding sequence ATGGAGGCGTCGGCCCGTCCCCGCAAGGCCACGCTCCCCCGCGGCAGCTGGCGCGTCGCGGTCGTGCGGGCGTGGCACGGCTTCGTGCGTCACCGCGGCATCGACGCCGCCGCAGCGCTCACGTTCTTCACGACGCTCGCGGCGTTCCCCGCGGCGCTCGCCCTCGCATCCGGGTTCGCGCTCGCCGCGGACCGCAAGCGGGCCGTGCAGGACCTCGTGGCCTTCGCGGGCACGCTCCTGCCCGCCGACATCGCCGACACGCTCGCGGCGCCCCTCGAGGAGCTCCTGGGGCTCGAGAACGCGGGGATCGCGCTCGCTGTCGCGCTCATCCTGCTGCTGTGGACGGCGTCCGGCTACGCCACGGCCTTCGGGCGCGCGGTCAACGCGGTCTACGAGGTGCAGGAGGGCCGGCCGTTCTGGGCGTTCCGGGGGCGCATGCTGCTCGTCGCGGTGCTGCTCCTGGTGCTCGCGACCACGATCGTGCTCGCTCTGCTCGCGACGCCCTCGGCGACAGAGGACATCCTGGGCCGACGCGGCCTCGCGCCGATCGCCGCGACGGTGTGGAACTGGGCGCGGTGGCCGTTGCTCGTGCTGCTCGCACTCCTGTTCGTCGCGACGCTCTACGCGCTCACCCCCAACGTGCGGCACGAACGGATCGTGTGGGTCAGCGTCGGCACGCTCTTCGCGATCGGCACGTGGGCGGTCGCGACGGGCGGGTACGCGCTCTACGTGACGATCGTCGGCGCGTACGGCGCCCTCTACGGGTCGATCGGAACGCTGCTGGTCGCGCTGCTGTGGGGCTACATCACGAACCTCGCGCTCGTCGCGGGCGCCGAGCTCGACGCGGAGTTCGTGCGCCTGCGCCAGCTCGCGCGCGGCATCGACGCGACCGAGAGCATCCGCCTCCCGGCGCGCGACGTGACGCGCGACCACTGGATCGCCCGTCAGCGCGACGAGGACGTCGCCGCCGCCCGCCGCATCCTCGAGGAGGCCCGCGACGACGGCGCGGGACGCCCGGGAGTCCACGGCTAG